The window ATAATTATGACTGGTTGACTGATGTTGTATTTTGGTCATTCTTATTGGAGGGATGCTTATGGATCGTAGACATGAAATATTACTTGGAGCTGCAAAATCATTTTCAATGTTTGGATATAAAGCGACAACGATGGAACAAGTAGCAAAAATATCGAATGTCGGAAAAGGTACCATTTATAATTTCTTTACAAATAAAGAAGAGCTTTTGCAAGAAGTCGTTATTTCAATGATTCAAGACATGAAAGCAGAGGCGGAGCGAACGTTATCTCCTAAAGCGAATTTTATTGAAAATGCACATAACGGGTTAATGAAAATGCTTCAATTTCGAGAGCAACATTTACTGTTTGCCAAGTTAATAGAAGAAGAAAAGGCAATTCAAACTCCAGCAGTTAAGCAAATGCTCGTGAAAATTGAGGAGGAGATCGTCACTTTTTTAGCCGACCGTTTACGATTAAGTATCGAAAAAAATGAAATTCGCCCTTGTAATCCAAATCTTGTAGCGTATTTAATGTTTAAGTCATATCTGGCAATGATTGTCGATTGGCAATTAACGCATGAGGAAGCTCTCCATGAAGATGAAATTTTGGAGCTTTTTAAAGAAACTTTATTTAGAGGGATAGCTACGTTACCTTAAAAAATTTGTTTTCTTAGAAAACGAATTTTTTTATCCAATAAAATGACCGAATGACAAAAGTGGTCAATTAGTTCTTAAGGAGATGATACTTTGTTAAAGGCAGAATGGTTAAAAATACTAAAAACAAAAAAAATGCTCATTCCGATCATTGCCATTTTATTTATTCCGGTATTATATAGTGGTATGTTTTTGTGGGCTTTCTGGGATCCATATGCAAACTTAAAAAACATGCCCGTTGCAATCGAAAACGACGATAAAGGTGCTACATACGATGGAGAGCAATTAGCATTAGGGGATTCCTTGGTCGAAAAGTTGATGGATAGTAATCAATTTAAATTTATTGAAGTCGATGCCGATCATGCGGAGAAGCAATTAAAGGAACAAGATTATTATATTTTAATTAAAATTCCTGAAAACTTTTCAGAGCATGCAACAACATTACTAGATAAAAACCCAGAAAAGTTAACTATTGAATATATTCCGAATGAGGGATTCAACTTTTTAGGGGCCCAAATTGGTGAAACTGCAATGGAACGCATAAAAGCAGAGGTTAATACACAAGTATCTAAAACATATGCAGAAAAATTATTTGGTTCCATTGCAAAATTAAGTGGTGGTGTAACAGAAGCAGCAGATGGAGCAAATAAAATTGATGACGGTGCTAAGAAAGTAACTGATGGAGTAGACGATTTACAGGGTTACTTATTACAACTTGCAGAAAGTACGATTGAGCTATCCGATGGTTCGAAAACATTACAAGAAGGTACGGAATCTGCTGCAATAGGGGCAACTAAATTAGCAGATGGTATCAAACAACTTCAAAATGGTGCAACGCCATTAGCTGAAGGTGCAAATACACTCAATGCAGGTACAGTACAATTGAAAAAGGGTATAACGGATTATACAACTGGAGTTACCCAAGTTGCGGAAGGGCAAGCTTCCATTACTAATGGTGGAGCAGAGTTAGCTTCAAACTTACAATTGCTAGCTAAAGGTACATCAGGTCTTGATGACAATATCGCTTCATTAGCAGTTGGCTCAGATGGGGTTACAGCAGGCCTCGAACAACTATCAGCAGCACTTAAGCCAGTTTTAGCAAGTTTACCTGAGAGCGATAAACAAGAGCTAGAACAAACATTACAGCAGCTTCAAGCTGGTAGTGCACAGGTGAGTTCTGGATTAGGACAATTAAAAGAAGGTACAGTGGGAATTGATGATAATATTACAGCATTATCCCAAGGTGCAACGCAATTAAATGAAGGCAATCAAGAGATTAATGCAGGAATTCAGCAGTTAACTAGTAATTCAAAAGCATTAGTAAATGGTATAACAGGTTTGAGTGATGGCAGTGCAACATTAGCAGATGGTATACAACAATTAGCAGAGGGTACAGATAGCGCTGTAACAGGTGCTAATGAGTTATCGAATGGTCTAAATAAATTAGTTGGTGGAACAAATCAGTTAACAGATGGTACTACATTACTATCAGAAAAATCTGATGAACTAGCGAATGGGGCAACTAAATTAGTAGATGGTTCCAAGGAGTTAGTAGGTGGAACTTCAACCTTAGCCGAGAAATTATCCGATGCAAGTGAACAAGCAGATGTTAAGGTATCTGATGAGAATTATGACATGGTGGCTGCACCAGTGGAAATAGAAAAAACGTCTGTGAACCATGTACCAAACTACGGTTCAGGCTTTGCACCATACTTTATTTCCTTAGGCTTATTTGTTGGGGCATTATTAGTATCTATCGTATTCCCTCTAGTGGAACCAGCAATTCGTCCAACAAGTGGGTTTAAATGGTTCTTAAGTAAAGTGTCTGTATTAGCAGTAGTCGGTATTATTCAAGCTGTGATTACAGGTGTAGTGGTAATGGGTGCGTTAGGATTGGAAGTAGATAATCTTGCATTGTTTATGAGTACATGTATTTTGACAAGCTTTACATTCTTAGCCTTGATTCAGTTATTAGTATCAGTGTTAGGTGATCCTGGTCGTTTCATAGCAATTCTTATTTTAATTTTACAATTAACTACAAGTGCAGGTACTTTCCCATTAGAACTTGTACCTAGTCAATTGCATATTTTCAATACATTTTTACCGATGACGTTCTCGGTACAAGCATTTAAAGCTGCTATTTCTACAGGGGATACATCATTCTTAATGTATAACTGGTCAATTTTAGGGATTTACCTTGTAGTATGTTTAGCATTATCAACTTGTTATTTTGCATTGCTATATAAAAAACGTCATTCTATGCAAACAGAAGTTGAACACGCGTAAAAAGAGGACTGTGTTACAAATCCGATGGTATACCGATATCAGTAGAGAAACAGTTACTTTTTTCAATTTCCATTACTCCTTTTCATGTAAATAAAGTTAAAGATGTTCTCACATTCATTTTTGAGAACATCTTTTTTTATTCCACATAATTTTTGGTGGAACGTCATTAAAATTCTAAAAGCTTTCTTAATTGATTAATATACGACTGACTAACAGGAAGCTCTGAGCCATTTTTTAATTCAACAACAAAGTTAGAAGCCAAATCTTTGGTAAGACGTTGTATAGAATAGATATTAATAATATAAGATCGATGAATGCGTAAAAAGTAATCAGGTAGCTTTAGTTGAAGTTCTTTTAAAGTGATATTGGTTTTGTACTGCTCATCATTGGCATAAAACCAAGTCCGTTTTTGCAAACTTTCAATATGAGAGACTTGATCTATTGGGATAGGCGTCCAATCCTCATCTTGCTTGCCGGTTAGAAACTTGTAATGCGCCTGTTTTTCAGGTACATAAGAGGCATGTAAAACAACAATTAATGCTGCTTCCTGTTGTTCGATAATAATCGGATAAGCAATTGCGTAGTAAGGTGTGCCAAAGATGGAATCATCAATAAGGATTTTTGTTTTTTCACGATTCTTCAAAACATGAGCTGCAACGCTATTTGGATGAACCTTCTCGCTAAGCTTATGATGAATATGATGGATGCTGGGACTGTAATAAACATAGGTATCATCTAATGCAATAAGAATTGAAGTATCCTTTGGAATCCAATCTTCTAATAGAATTTTAAATTGTTCAAGCCCTTTATACTCCTCTTTCATTTCCCTAACATTTCCCGTATTCATATTTAGAGCCCCCTTTGTGTTATAACAAATCCTAAATACTTTATCACTATATTTTACCATCTCATCCTAAAATTCCAATAATTCGTCAGAAAATAATGAAAAATCAATAAAGCTGTTATATAGTAATTTACAGCAAATACTTCTGTTATGGAACAGTAAAATATACCTTTTTAACAGTGAGTATTTAAACAAAGGGGAAGGTGTGAATATTCATGACGACAAGAAATGAAAAAATCGAGGCAATTAAAAAAGATTGGGCAGAGAATCCACGTTGGAAAGGGATTGATAGAGCTTATACTGCTGAAGAGGTTGTTAAACTACAAGGCTCTGTTGTAGTCGAGCAGACTTTAGCAAAACGAGGCGCTCGTCGTCTTTGGAAGTCTTTGCAGGAAGAGGATTTCATTAATGCATTGGGGGCATTAACAGGAAATCAAGCAGTCCAACAAGTAAAGGCTGGGTTAAAAGCAATCTACTTATCGGGGTGGCAAGTAGCAGCTGATGCAAACCTAGCGGGTCAAATGTATCCAGACCAATCATTATATCCAGCTAACTCTGTACCACAAGTTGTAAAACGCATCAATCAAGCATTACAACGTGCTGACCAAATTGATCATGCAGAAGGTCGTAACGATGACTTTGATTGGTTTGCTCCAATCGTTGCTGATGCAGAAGCAGGGTTTGGGGGTCCATTAAACGTATTTGAATTAGTAAAAGGAATGGTTGAAGCAGGTGCTGCAGGTGTTCATTTAGAAGACCAATTAGCATCAGAGAAAAAATGTGGCCACTTAGGTGGTAAAGTATTACTTCCAACACAAAATGCAGTTCGAAACCTAGTAGCAG is drawn from Lysinibacillus sp. SGAir0095 and contains these coding sequences:
- a CDS encoding YhgE/Pip domain-containing protein is translated as MLKAEWLKILKTKKMLIPIIAILFIPVLYSGMFLWAFWDPYANLKNMPVAIENDDKGATYDGEQLALGDSLVEKLMDSNQFKFIEVDADHAEKQLKEQDYYILIKIPENFSEHATTLLDKNPEKLTIEYIPNEGFNFLGAQIGETAMERIKAEVNTQVSKTYAEKLFGSIAKLSGGVTEAADGANKIDDGAKKVTDGVDDLQGYLLQLAESTIELSDGSKTLQEGTESAAIGATKLADGIKQLQNGATPLAEGANTLNAGTVQLKKGITDYTTGVTQVAEGQASITNGGAELASNLQLLAKGTSGLDDNIASLAVGSDGVTAGLEQLSAALKPVLASLPESDKQELEQTLQQLQAGSAQVSSGLGQLKEGTVGIDDNITALSQGATQLNEGNQEINAGIQQLTSNSKALVNGITGLSDGSATLADGIQQLAEGTDSAVTGANELSNGLNKLVGGTNQLTDGTTLLSEKSDELANGATKLVDGSKELVGGTSTLAEKLSDASEQADVKVSDENYDMVAAPVEIEKTSVNHVPNYGSGFAPYFISLGLFVGALLVSIVFPLVEPAIRPTSGFKWFLSKVSVLAVVGIIQAVITGVVVMGALGLEVDNLALFMSTCILTSFTFLALIQLLVSVLGDPGRFIAILILILQLTTSAGTFPLELVPSQLHIFNTFLPMTFSVQAFKAAISTGDTSFLMYNWSILGIYLVVCLALSTCYFALLYKKRHSMQTEVEHA
- a CDS encoding TetR/AcrR family transcriptional regulator, whose translation is MDRRHEILLGAAKSFSMFGYKATTMEQVAKISNVGKGTIYNFFTNKEELLQEVVISMIQDMKAEAERTLSPKANFIENAHNGLMKMLQFREQHLLFAKLIEEEKAIQTPAVKQMLVKIEEEIVTFLADRLRLSIEKNEIRPCNPNLVAYLMFKSYLAMIVDWQLTHEEALHEDEILELFKETLFRGIATLP
- a CDS encoding LytTR family DNA-binding domain-containing protein, whose product is MNTGNVREMKEEYKGLEQFKILLEDWIPKDTSILIALDDTYVYYSPSIHHIHHKLSEKVHPNSVAAHVLKNREKTKILIDDSIFGTPYYAIAYPIIIEQQEAALIVVLHASYVPEKQAHYKFLTGKQDEDWTPIPIDQVSHIESLQKRTWFYANDEQYKTNITLKELQLKLPDYFLRIHRSYIINIYSIQRLTKDLASNFVVELKNGSELPVSQSYINQLRKLLEF